The genomic DNA GGTTGCGTCACCCACGGCGTCGACGGCAGCATCTGCCGCATCGCTGACCGTATCGGCAGCTGCATCGGACAGATCGGCCGCGGCCTCTGCAACATCACCTACAGCATCCATTGTAGCATCTGGCGCATCGTTGGCGGCATCGGTTTCCGCCTGTTTGACCCACGTGCGGATCGTCGACGCGGAGGGTTCATATTCCCGGGCCAGTTCTGCAGGCGTGCGTCCCGCCTGCACCAATGCCACCATTTCCTGACGGAACTCAGGTGAATACGGTTT from Chloroflexota bacterium includes the following:
- a CDS encoding transposase — protein: MASTRKPYSPEFRQEMVALVQAGRTPAELAREYEPSASTIRTWVKQAETDAANDAPDATMDAVGDVAEAAADLSDAAADTVSDAADAAVDAVGDATDTATDMADQARASSDDAADAAKQNAEKTQGGIEDLIRRVSDALGIDE